Proteins from a genomic interval of Zingiber officinale cultivar Zhangliang chromosome 1B, Zo_v1.1, whole genome shotgun sequence:
- the LOC122048438 gene encoding WRKY transcription factor 71-like isoform X2 has translation MSGREVDGDELSRHCDFSFHDDLSPTHRERHDFMREFLDESTLTMDYLLPARDHGAARASTPVTPNFSMSSTSAELGGEEDSWPCSKKKEKMEEEEEEEEKHGEGSELFNSRRINRQAKQKLGEKRQREPRFAFMTKSKVDNLEDGYRWRKYGQKAVKNSGYPRSYYRCTAQKCNVKKMVERCHRDPTTVITTYEGKHNHHSPAVNPIRSSPAVALAPANFGHFDHRVMCSSGNSGINDMHQLYTACGGFLSNPSTYLPSLTPPYLPQLQVPADHGLLQDILPRMSHSDIKRL, from the exons ATGTCCGGCCGGGAGGTCGACGGAGATGAGCTCAGCCGCCACTGTGACTTCTCCTTCCACGACGATCTCTCGCCGACACATCGCGAGCGGCATGATTTCATGAGAGAATTCTTGGACGAGTCGACGTTGACCATGGATTACTTACTGCCGGCCCGTGATCATGGAGCGGCCAGGGCGAGTACTCCGGTGACGCCCAACTTCTCGATGTCATCCACATCGGCCGAGCTCGGAGGGGAGGAGGACTCCTGGCCGTGCagcaagaagaaggaaaagatggaggaggaggaggaggaggaggagaagcatGGCGAAGGGAGTGAGCTGTTCAA TTCACGCAGGATTAACAGGCAGGCAAAGCAGAAATTAGGAGAGAAAAGGCAGAGGGAACCCAGGTTTGCTTTCATGACCAAGAGCAAGGTCGACAACCTTGAAGATGGCTACAGGTGGAGAAAGTATGGCCAGAAGGCAGTCAAGAACAGTGGTTATCCGAG AAGCTACTACCGCTGCACGGCTCAGAAGTGCAATGTGAAGAAGATGGTCGAAAGGTGCCACCGAGATCCAACCACCGTGATCACAACTTATGAAGGGAAGCACAATCACCACAGTCCAGCAGTGAACCCAATTAGGAGCTCTCCGGCGGTGGCATTGGCGCCGGCGAACTTTGGGCATTTTGATCACCGAGTAATGTGCTCGTCAGGAAATTCTGGCATTAACGATATGCATCAGCTTTACACTGCATGTGGAGGATTCTTGTCAAACCCTAGCACGTATTTGCCAAGTTTAACACCTCCTTATCTTCCCCAGCTTCAAGTGCCGGCCGATCATGGTCTACTGCAAGACATTTTGCCCAGGATGAGCCACAGCGACATAAAACGATTGTAA
- the LOC122048438 gene encoding WRKY transcription factor 71-like isoform X1, whose translation MSGREVDGDELSRHCDFSFHDDLSPTHRERHDFMREFLDESTLTMDYLLPARDHGAARASTPVTPNFSMSSTSAELGGEEDSWPCSKKKEKMEEEEEEEEKHGEGSELFKKVSRRINRQAKQKLGEKRQREPRFAFMTKSKVDNLEDGYRWRKYGQKAVKNSGYPRSYYRCTAQKCNVKKMVERCHRDPTTVITTYEGKHNHHSPAVNPIRSSPAVALAPANFGHFDHRVMCSSGNSGINDMHQLYTACGGFLSNPSTYLPSLTPPYLPQLQVPADHGLLQDILPRMSHSDIKRL comes from the exons ATGTCCGGCCGGGAGGTCGACGGAGATGAGCTCAGCCGCCACTGTGACTTCTCCTTCCACGACGATCTCTCGCCGACACATCGCGAGCGGCATGATTTCATGAGAGAATTCTTGGACGAGTCGACGTTGACCATGGATTACTTACTGCCGGCCCGTGATCATGGAGCGGCCAGGGCGAGTACTCCGGTGACGCCCAACTTCTCGATGTCATCCACATCGGCCGAGCTCGGAGGGGAGGAGGACTCCTGGCCGTGCagcaagaagaaggaaaagatggaggaggaggaggaggaggaggagaagcatGGCGAAGGGAGTGAGCTGTTCAAGAAAGT TTCACGCAGGATTAACAGGCAGGCAAAGCAGAAATTAGGAGAGAAAAGGCAGAGGGAACCCAGGTTTGCTTTCATGACCAAGAGCAAGGTCGACAACCTTGAAGATGGCTACAGGTGGAGAAAGTATGGCCAGAAGGCAGTCAAGAACAGTGGTTATCCGAG AAGCTACTACCGCTGCACGGCTCAGAAGTGCAATGTGAAGAAGATGGTCGAAAGGTGCCACCGAGATCCAACCACCGTGATCACAACTTATGAAGGGAAGCACAATCACCACAGTCCAGCAGTGAACCCAATTAGGAGCTCTCCGGCGGTGGCATTGGCGCCGGCGAACTTTGGGCATTTTGATCACCGAGTAATGTGCTCGTCAGGAAATTCTGGCATTAACGATATGCATCAGCTTTACACTGCATGTGGAGGATTCTTGTCAAACCCTAGCACGTATTTGCCAAGTTTAACACCTCCTTATCTTCCCCAGCTTCAAGTGCCGGCCGATCATGGTCTACTGCAAGACATTTTGCCCAGGATGAGCCACAGCGACATAAAACGATTGTAA